tttactgttcTCATAGTTGTAGTCACTGTATAAAAAACTTCCTTTATTTCAGCATAACTGCAGAATGCAGGGTGGCCGGAGATGTTTAAAGCACATGCAGGATACTGTCACGCCAGAGGATCTTTTAGTTTTCAGCTCGCCAGCCGAGTCAGCAGTAGTTTACGGGGCGTAGTTCTTGGGTCTGATCATCATTTTGACGGTTTTGAAGGCCTGTCTGAAGCTGGTGGGGTAGTACTCAGAGGAGATGTTGTGCCACGTGCCCCAGAAGATGCCGTTCCGGACCCCCTTGTACCTCTTCCGGTAGTATTTGCCGTTGAGGTTGGCGGACATGCAGGCGTCAAACCACCAGCCTGAGCTGTAGTAGGCCCCGCAGTTGCCCGAGGGGTACATGTCATTGTCCTTGTCTGGTGTGGTGAAGAACTTCTGGTCATGGTTGTAATGCTTGTTGAAGTGCAGGGCATCGCCGGCGGTGCCGGAGTAGCCGCTGACGGTCAGGCGGTAGCGCAGGAACTCGTTGGCCACGTAGAAGCGGTCGTACTTGGCGTACTCCCGGACGCCGTCGAAGTCCTCCAGCTCCACACGCAGGATCATGTCCTTGGCCTTGGTCAGCAGGTGGATCTTGTCGTTGCCCAGCCAGAACTCGCCGTGCAGGTTGCCGAAGCCCTTCTTGTAGTCGGTCCAGGAGCGGTTGAAGCTGACAGTGCCGTTGAGGCGCTGCTGCACCACGGTCCACCCGCCACCGTACGACTCCATGTCGCAGAGCACCTCGAATGTGCCGTTCCGTGGGTCCGGGGTCACCCGGTACACCCCGTCCTTCTTCTCCTCGAACATGTTGTAGTCGGAGCAGTCCCTCGGGGCAATGATGActgtgaaaaggagagaggggaaaaaaagggatcAGGGTTTATGTAACGGTCGGCGCTCTCTACAGGTCAGCGCGTGGAATATTCCAGCAATGCGCGAGGTCTGAGCACAGCCTGTCCGAGTGTTGTGAAAACAAAGGCTCGGATTTGTGAAAACGTGGGAGACTGCAAAATCCAATTACCTAACTGCCCGgatctgtgttttctttggtgGTTTAAGATGGCACGGCGTTTGGAGTGccgtgtgtgttttgtttaagGGAGGGGAAAACTGACAGTTTCTAGAAGCCTTATATCTATTAGGCAGAGCAGGACAAGGCAGCAGGACAAtcttttgacagttttttctGATATGCAGTACGCAGGCATGTGTCCTGTCAGGCTGCTTCCACCTGATAGTGAAGAGAGTTCTGCCCCCTTCCCGCCAAAGGCAAACCGAAAGGCGAGAGAGGAAGAATGCGCAGTGATGAAACACTCTCGGGATAATGTTCTCGGGACACACCTGCCGATCATTTATTCACTGTTCGCATGCCATCTCCTGTGATGGGCGATTGTTAAAATGGCAAGCATTAATCGTTACTAATAATGGCAGTCTGTTCCCTATTAAAGACAGCAGAAATCCCTAACATTCATTATGTAAACACTTATTTAAGGCAAGTACAGTTGgttcagagaaaaaaggaatCTCCTAGCATTTACTAACGTaaatggttatttttgttttattaacgTAATTTGATCCAGAGGCTCAATGTCCTCAGACGTCGTTAAAGTGAAGAGGCTGCCTAACGACGGTGTCCAGGTGGAGAGGGAGCTAATGTGAAATGAGGACCAGCAGGTCTCAGTTGGtctgttttcagtctgtgctgGCCATGCTGTGCTATCTGCGCAGTTTCTTTCGGGGGGGAAGTCTGTGCCAGAACAAGGCTGCGTCAGGTCCCAAGCTCACATGCCTGAATTCATGTGTGAACGCTCATCTCTGATGATGGAATCTTCACCCGACTTTAACTTCGACCGCGCCGAATCTTAAACTCTGACTGTGCTGCTTTCTTCCCTCAGATTTAGTTGAGCAGACCTGAATACTTTTGGGTCTGcgttatgttgtttttgttctaacTGACAATAGGCTCATATTATAACAGTTAGTTTTTGGCAAGCTTTATCACAGGATAATTTTGTGCAGCGAAACGAATGGATCGAGTTGAGCACACTGCAAAGACTCTGCAGCTGTTCTCTCCTCTGTACTGAAAGCACATCTGCTGTTCAGATTCAGAAAGTATGGATCTTCATCTGGTTTAATAACATTTCTTAAATTCCATATAGTCATATAAAGGTTGTATGATTTCTAGCGTTGGTGTTCTCATTCCTTGTTCGTTCCTATATTACTTGAGAATGGACTGAGATTGAATCAATTTAATTAATGTGTGCTTACCTCCTTCATTACATGGGTCATGCTCAGATTTTGTTATGGATCATTGAAAATAGTACTTTTTATAATTtatcatatttgttttgtttggcaaatttttcgtttgtttgttagtttttttttttttttgtcagaacgATATAAAATTGCCCAGAACAAAGCTAAGTAAAGGATTACATGCAACTCTTCAAGTCAAATTTTCTTCTCATAGCAgtaatttgtaatatttaacTCATAATAATTCATGCCCAGCAGGGAGATGGCCAAATACATCAACTCTAGGTATTCTACCAAGGTAAAAATCCTTGAAAGCTCCATTCTCTGCAGTATATGGAAACTCTGTGTCCACACAACACAGCGTAAAGGGTGCAGGATATGTGGTTAGTATGTGGTAGCTGTGGGATAGGGAGCAGAATGTTTTTGGGTAGCGGGGTGCGGCAGTGGTGCAGGCGGCGGTTTCGGCGGGGTCATACTCACACTGGGGAGAGGTCTGGACAGGGCAGGCGCTGGAGCACTTGTTGTCCAGCTTGTTGATGACCCCGGTGATGTTCTCCACCTTGCTGTTCACCATGGCCTCCACGTTCTTCATGTTGATGAGGCTGAGCTCCTCCAGCCGGCCCTGCAGGGAGGTGATGTGGTTGTGGGCGTTCTTCAGGCTGGTGGACATGCGCTTCAGCTTGCCCTGCATCTCCTGCACCGTGGTGCTCTGCGGGCCCTTGGCGCCGTCCGGCGGGTCGGGCTGGTCCAGCGCCGGCGTCTCGCCGCTGTCCCGCTGCAGGTTCTGGTCTGCCTGGTGCTGGCACTCCAGGCAGGATCTCTTGAGCTGGTTGACCGTCTCCTTCAGGGCCTGCAGCTCTTTCACCGTCTTCTCCAGCATCTTGAACTGCTTGGGCAGCTGGATGgtgagggggggcagggtgacCTGGTACGGGCACTCGTCCCCATCCCCGCACTGCCCGGCGGGCCGGAGCCTCACCGGGCAGCCCGACccccctttatcctccttgtGGGGCCCCTCGGCGGTCCCCGTGGCGACCGGCAGGGgggccagcagcagggcccAGCACACGCACAGCAGGGGGGTAAGCCTCatggcgagagggagagagacgcagCGGCGTGCAGGAGGGCACTGGAaatctgcctctgcctctgacaGCTGCGTCATTAATGTAGAGCAGAGGGAGCTGCGCAGCCCAGAGGAAGGGGTGGGCGTGGCCCCACTGTATTGCGTAATGCTCCGCTCGATGAGACCCGTGTCAGCGGcgttaaaaaaaagagagagagagagagagagagagagagagagagtaggtaGGtcttggctctctctctgtgcatgttACTGAGTCTGTTTGCCTAAAATGACTCAGAACGAAAGAATTACCCTCCTGTGGTTTCATTTGTGCAACTGGGACTTTGTTTTACAGGCTATTGTCAGTGTGTACACTTTGCAAGAGAGTGGAGAAAGCTGTGTACAGGAcacttttcctcttcttttatGTTGGTTTGTGGAGTTTGTTTAGTTGTCGAGTGTTGATGTCTCCCTCTGTGAATTCATGCCCATAGAAATCATATTGAAGTGATTACATCTGCCATAACATGCAAGCTCATGGCGAAGGTGATGGTGACTTACCTCAGAGAAGACAAGGAACTGACTTCATTGTTGCCATGTGTTGTGTGGCTGTTTTGCAGTATAAGGCATCAATTCATGTATAATGGTGTATAAGTCTGATTATATCTCGTTTTAACTAAAGAAGGTACGTGTATGTAAGAATGTAGCAGGGAAAATTTCCGGGTTGGGCAAAGACGGAAAGCACCTTGGACTCTTACACACAGTGGCATGCCTCATCCTGGTCAAAGGCTGCTCCATGGTGTAAGAACGCGCTCTGCAGACAGGTGCGAGGTCATTGCATCATTCATGTGAGATAAAAACGAGTAGGGAGTGGTGCGGCTGCGGTTATCTGTCCTAACACTGCTCTGCAGAACAGGCTCCagggcagcagtgctgtgtacgGGTTCAGCTGGGACTAAACCCCATGTCCCAGTGTTTTAGGGTTGGATCTACTGGGACTAAACCCCATGTCCTAGTGTTTTAGGGTTGGAGCTACTGGGACTAAACCCCATGTCCCAGTGTTTTAGGGTTGGATCTACTGGGACTAAACCCCATGTCCCAGTGTTTAAGGAAAGTGGAGTTATAATCCAGAGGGTTACAGGTTAAACACCCTAATGAGGTGTCCATGATCAAGGTGTTTTCCCCAAGTTACTTCAGTAAgtatcaagctgtataaacggataacggATGTGTGCTGAGCAAAtaagtgggaaaaaaatcaataaaataaagctACTCCTCTACAGCACTGGCACACTCTTAGGTCAACACTTCTTCACCTCATCACAGgaactacacacatacacacagaccacaAGGATTTTAGTTGCATATTAACTGACTGCAGTCATTTGGAGCTGATGGTATTCTTTGTACTGTAGTTGAACAGCATGGATAAATAATGGTAAACGGTTAAGCTGAAAACTTCATATTTAAGCTTGGAGTTTAAGTCTGACTTGTTAGGAAATATATTGCAGAACCTTAAATCAATGTAAAGCTCTTTTTTTGCTCTCTAGTCCACCTCCAGTGTTGCtgtgtctgatttatttatgtatgagCTGTAAGCTATGTTTTGGCTTCTGACAGAGATGATAACATTGTACAGCAGTCAGGAGTGCACCTGCCCCAGTGTGAGTAAATTTGAACCGCTGAGATGGATTCTCTCTGGAAAGCAGGGCGGGCTTCCGCACTGTGAGCCCTCTCAGTGTAGCCCTTTCAATTTCACTCTTCTAAACAATTAGATCAAATGGAAACtcataacaaaaatgtgttatggataAAATAGAATGGGACAGAAAAGGCTTAACTCAATGGATATTCTATTAtactggaagtcgctctggataggatcgtttgctaaatgcatgtaatgtaatatttcaaaacatttttactatGCCTGAATTAAATGCTGACATGGACTTTTGACTCACTTTGTCGAGAAGTAAGACCCTCTGCACGGTCAGTGTGGTAATGAACAGATGACAGATGTTTCATTCACTTCCCTTAATGGGTGTGTATTTTCTGGAAATAGGAAGACTAATTTCAAACCCCTTCTTTTCATAACTGTAATGCACCACTCTCTGCATATAGAGTTATTAACAAACTATAAACCTCAAAACGGATATTAGACaatctgtaaaaatgacaattttgtaTCTGTACAATGTTGTCTTTCTGCACTGGCAGGGGTGCAGTGGGAGCCGTTGGGGGACTGTGAGCAGCTCAGAGAAACTCGGTGTTAGTATTTGTGGTGCACACGAAGGTACTTTTCCTCTgtgcaggaggaagagagacagaagctAAAGGAAGTGCAAATATAgaatacagagaaaacaaacagctgaagaCAGAGCAGCAGGCTACCCCACGAGCACTTTGCAGATATCTGGCATTTGGtggtttatatatttatgtgtgtgtttgtgtgtgtgtgtgtgtgtgtgtgtatttatacatttctgtgaaagatTGTGTCTCTTCATATAACTCTGCTATGTGTCTAAGGATTCACAGTCTAGAGTGCAGTAAAGTGAGAGATTGACAAATCATTACCAGGACAATAAGAGCGTGTTTACCTGTACTCGTATTTGTTCAAggtgttttctgtttcagactCAGACACTTCTCCAGTAAAAAGTCCTAGCAGGTGATCATCTGCACTCCATTTGATACGCCTGCGATCATAGACACTACAGAAActatgaaatattcagtgttcTTTTACATTGACTCTTGCTACAGTGGTCTCATCTCCACTTAGCTGGAATTAAGCTGTACCTAAATGCAAGTAAAAGGACTTAATTCAATAATATTCAGtacttgtttgtttatttggcttctgtgtgctgtgttgtatATGAATATGTTCTGTATTGAAATAATTGTATTCAGAGTCACAGTAGGGAGAAGACCaccttttatatttataagagAACTAATTTATTCACAACAACCTGACAatctttcaaacacaaaacctGTTCCAGTCCCACAGTGTGTATTGGAGTAGATACAGGTGAGGCTTTTACATACCTGTATATACACAGCAGTATATTTGCACCAGCACTGGTCTTCATCAGACTGCAAATAGATGAAGGCAGGCTGAGTGGCTGAATGAAGACAAAGTGGAGGAGAGAGCTTCCTGTATTCACCAAAACAGTAGGAGCCGTTTGTTAGAGTGTTAGTATAGTTGGAAAGAAGACAAGAATCAAGGCACTCAActaaggtaaaaaaaagtcaaaatacCTGCGTTACATGGCAGTTTAAGAGGTGTCTGTGGTGAATAGATAAGGGTTTGCTTACAGGTAGTCAAGGTGGCCTCATGTTTTTGTGACATGTGTGGAGCTCCCTGTAGGGCTGCCTGTGTGGAGCTCCCTGTAGGGCTGCCTGTGTGGAGCTCCCTGTCGGGCTGCCTGTGTGGAGCTCCCTGTAGGGCTGCCTGTGTGGAGCTCCCTGTCGGGCTGCCTGTGTGGAGCTCCCTGTCGGGCTGCCTGTGTGGAGCTCCCTGTCGGGCTGCCTGTGTGGAGCTCCCTATGGCTGGCGTATCCTTCACTTGCCTTCAGCCatgcctctgtctccctctgtggcCATCCCGTGTGACAGCAGGGGTTACTGAAGGTCAAAGGTTCTCGTATCTGGAAGTGTGTACTAGCGGGAATAGCTTGAGAAACTCGACAGAAATGAGCTCTGTTTGTTTGGCTCCTTCTGCAGTTGAAGCAAACACAGATGTGGCCCAAACAGCGATAAACCCTGGAAGATGTGTGGGTCAGATCCCAGATAAACACGTTCATAAAGTTTTCAGACTGTTGTGTGTGGCATTGCGGTTGAGTGGCGCTAATCTCTCTGTGGCCGTACAAACATGGATTAGTTCCACCATGTTGAACCTCATCCTGCTCAGCATTAGCCTACTCTGATGACAGAATCCAAAAAGGGAGGTgatttttatgcatgtatgaatAATTTTTCTCATTCATATCTAGTTGCTTGCTGCTGGAAAAATCAGTAAGGCCAGAGCCGCAGAGCTGAAGGCCAGTTTCACCCTGCTCCTCGACACCCTGAAGAGGTAAGAAGCCATCCGGA
The sequence above is a segment of the Megalops cyprinoides isolate fMegCyp1 chromosome 23, fMegCyp1.pri, whole genome shotgun sequence genome. Coding sequences within it:
- the fgl2a gene encoding fibrinogen-like 2a; amino-acid sequence: MRLTPLLCVCWALLLAPLPVATGTAEGPHKEDKGGSGCPVRLRPAGQCGDGDECPYQVTLPPLTIQLPKQFKMLEKTVKELQALKETVNQLKRSCLECQHQADQNLQRDSGETPALDQPDPPDGAKGPQSTTVQEMQGKLKRMSTSLKNAHNHITSLQGRLEELSLINMKNVEAMVNSKVENITGVINKLDNKCSSACPVQTSPQFIIAPRDCSDYNMFEEKKDGVYRVTPDPRNGTFEVLCDMESYGGGWTVVQQRLNGTVSFNRSWTDYKKGFGNLHGEFWLGNDKIHLLTKAKDMILRVELEDFDGVREYAKYDRFYVANEFLRYRLTVSGYSGTAGDALHFNKHYNHDQKFFTTPDKDNDMYPSGNCGAYYSSGWWFDACMSANLNGKYYRKRYKGVRNGIFWGTWHNISSEYYPTSFRQAFKTVKMMIRPKNYAP